The Aliarcobacter cryaerophilus ATCC 43158 genome includes a region encoding these proteins:
- a CDS encoding c-type cytochrome, producing MKKLVLSLSTLGLVYSSLLANDVQSLLQKNNCMNCHNIVGMKSAPPFMAIARMNSSWFGSNNSKRNIMKSIKEGSQGKYPMFSNTAMPSYAHLSDKDLNILAEWITSQSSRGMRGNMMNHNCMDNCMHNNGMNNNWMNNN from the coding sequence GTGAAAAAATTAGTTTTATCATTAAGTACATTAGGGTTAGTATATTCATCTCTTTTGGCAAATGATGTGCAATCTTTACTTCAAAAAAACAACTGTATGAACTGTCATAATATAGTAGGGATGAAATCAGCTCCACCGTTTATGGCAATTGCCAGAATGAATTCAAGTTGGTTTGGAAGCAATAACAGTAAAAGAAATATTATGAAAAGTATCAAAGAAGGAAGTCAAGGAAAATATCCCATGTTTTCAAATACTGCAATGCCTTCATATGCACATCTGTCGGATAAAGACTTAAATATACTTGCTGAATGGATAACCTCTCAAAGTTCAAGAGGTATGCGTGGAAATATGATGAACCACAATTGTATGGATAATTGTATGCATAATAATGGGATGAACAATAACTGGATGAATAACAATTAA
- a CDS encoding Spy/CpxP family protein refolding chaperone: MKTKLIATTLLVGALTTSVLAHDNNMQGMNCMNGQMMEQGMKMHNNMNQKNMMHGNMKGHQNMMNCNMSGMMGNSMMYNDMSIFPNINLSNEQKAKLSSLQQEMHNEMNTQMNNMNNSDMMSFITKNGFDKESFKKTMNDRHQTMMNLRANHMEKVLNVLTKEQLAQLNK; this comes from the coding sequence ATGAAAACAAAATTAATAGCAACAACACTTTTAGTAGGAGCACTTACAACTTCTGTACTTGCACATGATAATAATATGCAAGGAATGAATTGTATGAATGGGCAAATGATGGAACAAGGTATGAAAATGCATAATAACATGAATCAAAAAAATATGATGCATGGTAATATGAAAGGACATCAAAATATGATGAACTGCAACATGTCAGGTATGATGGGAAATAGTATGATGTACAATGACATGTCAATTTTTCCTAACATTAATTTAAGCAATGAGCAAAAAGCTAAACTTTCATCTTTACAACAAGAGATGCATAACGAAATGAATACTCAAATGAATAACATGAACAATAGTGATATGATGAGTTTTATTACCAAAAATGGTTTTGATAAAGAATCATTCAAAAAAACAATGAACGACAGACATCAAACCATGATGAATTTAAGAGCTAACCATATGGAAAAAGTACTAAATGTATTGACAAAAGAGCAATTGGCTCAATTAAATAAATAA
- a CDS encoding SHOCT domain-containing protein, with protein sequence MFHDNWNYMGHMGFHQGGFMFWVIAILVVFLLVKIFKDNKKVHKNSEDESLQILKNRFARGDITEEEYSSKKSILNL encoded by the coding sequence ATGTTTCACGATAATTGGAACTACATGGGGCACATGGGCTTTCACCAAGGAGGATTTATGTTTTGGGTTATAGCAATATTAGTAGTGTTTTTATTAGTTAAAATATTTAAAGATAATAAAAAAGTTCACAAAAACAGTGAAGATGAATCTCTTCAGATCCTAAAGAATAGATTTGCAAGAGGAGATATTACTGAAGAAGAATATTCTTCGAAAAAAAGTATACTTAATCTGTAA
- a CDS encoding recombinase family protein → MNVGYARVSTSSQNLENQIDQLKSAGCEKIFSEKRSGKNEADREQFKIMMGFVREGDVLYITKLDRLARSVIDLHNIAKFLQNKDVNLKVLHQNIDTTSPAGRLLFTMLGAIAEFERDLINERVREGIEAAKKKGIQFGRKAILGNKDKNFIHKQHEKGKSVEWLSKLFHVARNTIYRAIKDVDKKK, encoded by the coding sequence ATGAATGTAGGTTACGCAAGAGTTTCAACTTCTAGTCAAAATCTTGAGAATCAAATTGATCAACTCAAGAGTGCAGGCTGTGAAAAGATATTTTCAGAAAAGAGATCAGGAAAGAATGAAGCAGATCGCGAGCAATTTAAGATTATGATGGGCTTCGTAAGAGAAGGTGATGTACTTTATATTACAAAACTGGATAGATTAGCAAGGTCTGTAATAGACCTTCATAACATTGCAAAGTTTTTACAAAATAAAGATGTAAATCTCAAAGTATTACATCAAAACATTGATACAACATCTCCAGCAGGTAGACTGTTATTTACAATGTTAGGTGCTATTGCAGAGTTTGAACGTGATTTGATAAATGAACGTGTTAGAGAAGGGATTGAAGCTGCAAAGAAAAAAGGTATTCAGTTTGGCAGAAAAGCTATTCTAGGTAATAAAGATAAAAACTTTATACATAAACAGCACGAAAAAGGAAAGTCTGTTGAATGGTTATCTAAGCTTTTTCATGTAGCTCGAAATACAATCTATAGAGCAATTAAAGATGTAGATAAAAAGAAGTAG
- a CDS encoding UPF0489 family protein has product MNDNKYLKLPNADYTIIEHPNGQNDSVEIGLVRDHRFVFYFWFKWWKDTNRELRDSTAKAPSLITIDWHRDLLAPCESEKQDLINLNLTSYKEVALFSWDKLNQLNDGHILAAAYLNLISDIYVLCKQDGTEDENFIDHWGNEHKIRCFDSKENLLNELLQNNINEIYFDIDLDYFTESNDSCGGGEDLVLMDDQDILSLLNIDSEFMQWIFKRMEGMTIATEPKWCGGLINSNKIYKILDNTLFNNQLFSKKEKWKHLT; this is encoded by the coding sequence ATGAACGATAATAAATACCTAAAACTTCCAAATGCTGATTATACTATAATAGAACACCCCAATGGTCAAAATGATTCTGTAGAAATTGGATTAGTAAGAGACCATAGATTTGTGTTTTACTTTTGGTTTAAATGGTGGAAAGATACAAATAGAGAACTTAGAGATAGTACAGCTAAAGCACCATCACTTATAACAATCGATTGGCATAGAGATTTACTTGCCCCTTGTGAATCTGAAAAACAAGATTTGATAAATTTAAATCTAACTAGCTATAAAGAAGTTGCATTATTTTCTTGGGATAAATTAAACCAACTTAACGATGGACATATATTAGCAGCCGCATATTTAAATTTAATTAGTGATATTTATGTGTTATGTAAACAAGATGGTACTGAAGATGAAAACTTCATTGATCATTGGGGAAATGAACATAAAATTAGATGTTTTGATTCAAAAGAAAATTTACTTAATGAACTTTTACAAAATAATATAAATGAGATTTATTTTGATATTGATCTTGATTACTTTACAGAAAGTAATGACTCCTGCGGGGGTGGTGAAGATTTGGTATTGATGGATGATCAAGATATATTATCATTGTTAAATATTGATTCAGAATTTATGCAATGGATTTTTAAAAGAATGGAAGGTATGACTATTGCAACTGAACCTAAATGGTGTGGAGGATTAATAAACTCAAATAAAATCTATAAAATTTTAGATAATACATTATTTAATAACCAGTTATTTAGTAAAAAAGAAAAATGGAAACATTTAACTTGA
- a CDS encoding YecA family protein: protein MEKAASEIRILINGMPPEELLGYIYSQLMIANTFTSSQSDSITNDTKIDIQFLLEYVHAVFAFDIAPSVVKFDEKDYAKLFTLCKNLRKQAMLFAMVSSVNTDNKDFGSNTADIEFHAKSSWVMIRGNRYQVLEGEFYQYVLAPHDDILREIYGVGAVEIAEGFQELANATLKGPANAIEEMMKQFQDVQDFATNQKKPLEDVMEEWVSANKDRSKTAALAIDDMFRGGIANISRHTKLPLELLEALSYQRGEEIDFFKEGDFSGTPYRTLPARKKPLIKLGTDYYSVDPCFTRDSGYRSLLFNLVQKKPDYKELFNERQKAMSEAAFPEILSTQLTGAIVYQEVYYKDPKTKQWFENDTLVLVDDVLYLIEAKAGAAATIASPELDFKRHAQSIKELIIKAYKQCERFFEYIKSKDEVPLYNLIDGKHEEICRIRYSDYRVMIPIGLTVESFAPFSAFSKNLPEIKPLLGQYDFVSISIDDLFVLKRMLPTTGVFAHYMEVRQAVSNLKQGLLFDEIDHLGAYLTKNRFDLDIIDQTIEGKSDLIIFDKMSEIVDKAFEDEHWDIKPKPTQKFPSIVLKLLNALDTTHKSGWLSIESIIRNFGEESRNNFASYLSEIEKTIGKYPSRYFAFDGEDQAIFVWMQNSKYEVEWKKLNDKASAVALSINAKELKGVLIKVGKLGIYESAEHFKINFPTEETEENTHIFKNAKIISQKRKLKIAEGKENKLEINHKQKIGRNDPCPCESGKKYKKCHGR, encoded by the coding sequence ATGGAAAAGGCTGCATCAGAAATTCGTATTTTAATAAATGGAATGCCACCAGAAGAACTCCTTGGATACATATATTCTCAACTGATGATAGCGAACACTTTTACTTCATCACAATCAGACTCTATTACTAATGATACAAAGATTGATATACAATTTTTGTTAGAGTATGTTCATGCAGTCTTTGCCTTCGACATAGCTCCAAGCGTAGTAAAATTTGATGAGAAAGATTATGCTAAATTATTCACTTTGTGCAAGAATTTACGGAAGCAAGCTATGTTGTTTGCTATGGTATCTTCTGTAAATACCGATAATAAAGACTTCGGTTCAAATACTGCTGACATAGAATTTCATGCAAAATCATCTTGGGTTATGATCAGAGGTAATCGTTATCAAGTTTTAGAAGGTGAATTTTATCAATACGTGCTTGCACCTCACGATGATATTTTAAGAGAAATTTATGGTGTTGGGGCAGTAGAGATTGCCGAAGGTTTTCAAGAGTTGGCTAATGCAACTCTTAAGGGACCTGCCAATGCTATTGAAGAAATGATGAAGCAATTCCAAGATGTTCAAGATTTTGCAACTAATCAAAAAAAGCCTCTTGAAGATGTTATGGAAGAGTGGGTTTCTGCAAATAAGGATCGATCGAAAACTGCTGCGTTAGCTATTGATGATATGTTCCGAGGTGGTATAGCTAATATTAGTAGACACACAAAATTACCATTAGAGCTTTTAGAAGCTTTGTCGTATCAGCGTGGTGAGGAAATTGACTTCTTCAAGGAAGGTGACTTTTCAGGCACACCTTATAGAACATTACCTGCTCGTAAAAAACCTTTAATCAAACTTGGAACAGACTATTATTCTGTAGATCCTTGTTTTACTCGTGATTCAGGTTATCGTTCTCTTCTCTTTAATTTGGTACAAAAGAAACCTGATTACAAAGAATTGTTTAATGAACGACAAAAGGCAATGAGTGAAGCCGCATTTCCAGAGATACTCTCTACTCAATTAACTGGAGCAATTGTGTATCAAGAGGTTTACTATAAAGATCCTAAAACTAAACAATGGTTTGAAAATGATACTTTAGTTTTAGTTGATGATGTACTTTACCTCATTGAAGCTAAAGCAGGAGCTGCAGCAACTATAGCTTCTCCTGAACTAGATTTTAAACGTCACGCACAGTCTATTAAAGAATTAATTATAAAGGCTTACAAGCAATGTGAGCGTTTCTTTGAATATATAAAATCTAAAGATGAAGTTCCTCTATACAATCTTATTGATGGGAAACATGAAGAAATCTGCCGAATCCGTTATTCTGATTATCGTGTTATGATCCCAATAGGACTTACTGTTGAGTCATTTGCACCATTTTCAGCATTCTCTAAAAATTTACCTGAAATAAAGCCACTTCTTGGACAGTATGATTTTGTATCAATTTCAATAGATGATCTTTTTGTTCTTAAACGTATGCTTCCTACTACAGGAGTATTTGCACATTATATGGAAGTAAGACAGGCTGTTTCAAATCTTAAACAAGGTCTTCTCTTTGATGAAATTGATCATCTTGGAGCATATTTAACTAAAAATCGTTTTGATCTGGATATTATTGATCAAACAATTGAGGGAAAATCTGATTTAATCATTTTCGATAAAATGAGCGAAATTGTTGATAAAGCCTTTGAAGATGAACACTGGGATATAAAACCAAAACCTACTCAAAAGTTTCCTTCAATAGTATTAAAGTTACTTAATGCGCTAGATACTACTCATAAATCGGGATGGCTCTCTATTGAAAGTATTATTCGAAACTTTGGTGAAGAATCACGTAATAATTTTGCAAGCTATCTTTCTGAGATAGAGAAAACAATAGGTAAGTACCCTTCCCGTTATTTCGCTTTTGATGGTGAAGATCAAGCAATATTTGTTTGGATGCAAAACTCAAAATATGAAGTTGAATGGAAAAAGCTAAATGATAAAGCAAGTGCTGTTGCTTTATCTATTAATGCGAAAGAATTAAAAGGAGTGTTAATTAAAGTTGGTAAATTAGGTATCTATGAATCTGCAGAACATTTTAAAATTAATTTTCCAACTGAAGAAACTGAAGAGAATACACATATATTTAAAAATGCAAAAATAATTAGTCAGAAAAGAAAATTAAAAATTGCTGAGGGTAAAGAAAATAAATTAGAAATTAATCACAAACAAAAAATAGGTCGTAATGACCCATGTCCATGTGAAAGTGGTAAAAAGTATAAAAAGTGTCACGGTCGTTAG
- a CDS encoding phage exclusion protein Lit family protein, translated as MRSPILHLESSIQGVPFQIAPENLDKFMEYRDRYNISIELSNDKLFSIRVNLETNIIILPIASLEYLWAFSLYCWVLYQEYREGQIRGAEEINCVGNQRLQNTYSVLQWARKNMLTSGIEEWPKDLPAPQANPENESDIHVVNELFLCALGWMLYHEIGHIVLQHPPITTSYSEQEEKEADQFSTEWILSKLEKNCPMLRKRALGIAVGVLCLQSLEVSGKSCLNNTHPNAHDRIFSCLSKYQVGIEELIEAFSITVLQYLFHDDKNITINVDENSFSEIFGDLLLVISRSKRS; from the coding sequence ATGAGATCACCAATTCTGCATCTTGAATCAAGCATTCAGGGAGTTCCATTTCAAATTGCTCCTGAAAACTTAGACAAATTTATGGAATATAGAGATAGATATAACATATCCATTGAGTTAAGTAATGATAAACTGTTTAGTATCCGTGTTAACTTAGAAACAAATATAATAATACTTCCAATTGCAAGTCTTGAATATTTATGGGCATTCAGTTTATATTGCTGGGTTTTATACCAGGAATATCGAGAAGGACAAATAAGAGGGGCAGAAGAAATTAATTGTGTTGGTAATCAAAGATTACAAAATACATACTCTGTACTCCAATGGGCTAGAAAAAATATGCTTACTTCAGGAATTGAAGAGTGGCCTAAGGACTTGCCTGCTCCACAGGCAAATCCAGAAAACGAAAGTGATATTCATGTTGTTAATGAATTATTTCTATGTGCATTAGGTTGGATGCTTTATCACGAAATAGGTCATATTGTTTTGCAACATCCTCCAATTACAACCAGCTATTCAGAACAAGAAGAAAAAGAAGCAGATCAATTTTCAACTGAGTGGATTCTTTCAAAACTTGAAAAAAATTGTCCAATGTTGAGAAAAAGAGCCTTAGGTATAGCGGTTGGAGTTTTGTGTTTACAGAGCCTTGAAGTATCGGGAAAATCATGCCTTAATAATACTCATCCAAATGCACATGACAGAATATTTTCTTGTCTATCGAAATATCAAGTAGGTATTGAAGAACTAATAGAAGCCTTTTCAATTACAGTCCTTCAATACTTGTTCCATGATGATAAAAACATTACTATTAATGTTGATGAAAACTCTTTTAGTGAAATATTTGGAGATTTATTATTGGTGATTTCACGAAGTAAAAGAAGCTAA
- a CDS encoding glycosyltransferase family 32 protein codes for MPKLVPSNFAIENSESDIKRSTSIFNLLQDKLRIGSNNSSKNNTIIPKVIIQFWDKANSIPSDVKKCMESWESLKEEGYTYILFNEKSAREYISSNLKKEHLLAFDNCYHPAMKSDYFRLCYINYSGGMYVDSDDVYSGLKIDNYFINSKLKLQPLCYDLELNQMVETQNFLNNDTQNKHWIYYFNNNPIISVPFNPIIGYALERATNILLNIDHNNLPEIQSTTGPGNITASVVAALLTSTFNDEIEILTDWEELSKTIWFLSYRNDSRNWRISNCKIFN; via the coding sequence ATGCCCAAATTAGTTCCATCAAACTTTGCTATAGAAAATTCAGAAAGTGATATAAAACGATCAACTTCCATTTTTAATCTTCTTCAAGATAAACTAAGAATTGGTAGTAATAATTCATCAAAAAATAACACAATCATTCCTAAAGTAATTATACAATTTTGGGACAAAGCCAACTCTATCCCTAGCGATGTTAAAAAATGTATGGAATCATGGGAATCATTAAAAGAAGAAGGATATACATACATTTTATTTAATGAAAAATCTGCTCGTGAATACATTTCATCTAATTTAAAGAAGGAGCATTTGTTGGCATTTGATAACTGTTATCACCCTGCAATGAAAAGTGACTATTTTCGCCTTTGCTATATTAATTACTCTGGAGGTATGTATGTAGATTCAGATGATGTGTATAGTGGTTTAAAGATTGATAATTATTTTATAAATTCAAAGTTGAAGTTACAGCCATTATGTTATGATCTTGAATTAAATCAAATGGTAGAAACCCAAAATTTTTTAAACAATGATACTCAAAATAAACATTGGATATATTATTTTAATAATAATCCAATAATTTCAGTTCCTTTCAATCCAATTATTGGTTACGCACTTGAAAGAGCAACTAATATTTTATTGAATATAGATCACAACAATCTACCTGAAATTCAATCCACTACTGGCCCCGGAAATATTACAGCAAGTGTTGTCGCAGCTCTATTAACTTCCACTTTTAACGATGAAATAGAGATTCTTACAGATTGGGAAGAATTATCTAAAACTATTTGGTTTTTATCATATAGAAATGATTCTAGAAACTGGCGAATATCAAACTGTAAAATCTTTAATTAA
- a CDS encoding family 16 glycosylhydrolase, which translates to MNKNKISHSFINKGKILFQNFRRLFTKKKCSAFNVSANNKKIECIEKIYVINLDRQPNRYNRVQSEFSKIMDTSRNRLTNILERVTAVDAINLEQDAPIDNINSKYTLGEQLFVDPCQALPKDLNLDMNINMSKQEIAVALSHIKVWKKIASGTESYALVIEDDICLHPNFSSLMEESWKELIKKETKGNLFDILFLSFKEVDLGAEKVAFTESTFKLFRGIWYMSGYVLSKEGASKLIEMLPLRGPVDLWINHKFDQLTALMIKKSIIPQRSDEASVNFYSVLPILSQIGVLNDGSPSVFKNKPTTLPVFAIGKESDKLTSLSMALSMLGFRCCSDLFELPKDEKNSLIKNLSDRKFDAYINVKCIEDHLVNLCKIYPKAHLIIFSKGLSKDKLESLRKDWSKRVLVLNEQESVTWKPICEFFGIVPPVSPFPELLGLEQRKYISKENKSTNTINRSSKWLKADESPWIIPQSNSWEGLDIESGSLISQPNNEISYELKDNLQLNNTEFWSMRKDTFPGNECMFSSSNFSSKDNSHIFTAKKENMEVRKYSSAAITSNKSFLYGRFETELKPPKVSGFITGVFLHRDSPRQEIDIEFTGNNPTKMLTNVYYNPGVEGARFDYGYRGTPLQIELGFDVSEDYHVYAIEWDPNQIRWYVDNILVHTRNNWGPTPIPHLPMKFHINLWPTKSRELAGNIDDSKLPTNLYLKSVNIQTTSSFI; encoded by the coding sequence ATGAATAAAAATAAAATATCTCATAGTTTTATAAATAAGGGGAAAATATTATTTCAAAATTTTAGACGACTCTTTACGAAAAAAAAATGTTCTGCATTTAACGTATCAGCTAATAATAAAAAGATTGAATGTATAGAAAAAATATACGTAATTAATTTAGATAGACAACCTAATAGATATAATAGGGTTCAATCTGAGTTTTCGAAAATTATGGATACATCCCGGAATCGTCTAACAAATATACTGGAAAGAGTTACTGCCGTAGATGCTATAAATTTAGAACAAGATGCACCTATTGATAATATTAATTCGAAATATACATTAGGAGAACAATTATTTGTAGATCCATGTCAAGCATTACCTAAAGATTTGAACTTAGATATGAATATTAACATGAGTAAACAGGAAATTGCGGTAGCTCTTTCACATATAAAGGTATGGAAAAAAATTGCATCAGGTACAGAATCTTATGCACTTGTTATAGAAGACGATATATGTTTACATCCAAATTTTTCTAGTCTAATGGAAGAAAGTTGGAAGGAATTAATAAAAAAAGAAACTAAAGGTAATTTATTTGACATTCTTTTCTTATCTTTCAAGGAAGTTGATTTAGGTGCAGAAAAAGTGGCATTTACTGAGAGTACTTTTAAACTGTTTCGCGGTATTTGGTATATGTCTGGGTATGTGCTTTCTAAAGAAGGAGCAAGTAAACTAATTGAAATGCTTCCTTTACGAGGTCCTGTAGATCTGTGGATAAATCACAAGTTTGATCAACTTACCGCGTTAATGATTAAAAAATCTATTATTCCTCAAAGGTCAGATGAAGCTTCTGTGAATTTTTATTCTGTATTACCTATATTATCCCAAATAGGGGTATTAAATGATGGCTCACCTAGCGTATTTAAAAATAAACCTACTACTTTACCTGTTTTTGCTATTGGAAAAGAAAGTGATAAGTTAACTTCATTATCTATGGCATTATCTATGCTTGGATTTAGGTGTTGTAGTGACTTATTTGAACTACCAAAAGATGAAAAGAATAGTCTTATTAAAAACTTAAGTGATAGAAAATTTGATGCTTATATAAATGTAAAATGTATAGAAGACCATTTAGTAAATCTATGTAAAATATACCCAAAAGCTCACTTAATAATATTTTCAAAAGGTTTATCTAAAGATAAATTAGAAAGTCTTAGAAAAGACTGGTCTAAACGAGTATTAGTTTTAAACGAACAAGAGTCAGTAACATGGAAGCCAATTTGTGAATTTTTTGGTATAGTTCCACCAGTAAGTCCGTTTCCTGAATTGTTAGGATTAGAGCAAAGAAAATATATTTCAAAAGAAAATAAATCCACTAATACAATTAATAGATCTAGTAAATGGTTAAAGGCTGATGAATCTCCTTGGATTATCCCTCAATCGAATTCTTGGGAGGGCTTAGATATAGAATCGGGAAGCCTTATTTCACAACCTAATAATGAAATAAGCTATGAATTAAAAGATAATTTGCAACTTAATAACACAGAGTTTTGGTCAATGAGAAAAGATACTTTTCCTGGTAATGAATGTATGTTTAGTTCATCAAATTTTAGCAGTAAAGATAATAGCCATATTTTTACTGCTAAAAAGGAAAATATGGAAGTAAGAAAATATAGTTCTGCTGCAATAACAAGTAATAAAAGTTTTTTATATGGTAGGTTTGAAACAGAGCTTAAACCACCTAAAGTGTCTGGATTTATAACGGGTGTTTTTTTACATAGAGACTCTCCTAGACAAGAGATAGATATTGAATTTACTGGAAATAATCCAACAAAAATGTTAACTAATGTTTACTATAATCCAGGTGTTGAAGGTGCAAGATTTGATTATGGTTATAGAGGTACTCCATTACAAATAGAACTTGGCTTTGATGTATCAGAAGATTACCATGTATATGCAATTGAGTGGGATCCAAATCAGATTCGCTGGTATGTAGATAATATTCTTGTTCATACAAGAAATAATTGGGGGCCCACACCAATTCCTCATCTACCGATGAAATTTCATATAAATCTTTGGCCAACAAAATCTCGTGAACTTGCTGGTAATATTGATGATTCAAAACTTCCCACAAATTTATATTTAAAGTCAGTTAACATACAAACAACATCAAGTTTTATTTAA